One window of Methanomassiliicoccales archaeon genomic DNA carries:
- a CDS encoding C15orf41 family protein gives MKHNDFKVIYDRLNEPADITKLSQELGLDLELLDVIFTQRTVRETTKSFYKVQRNAQKLVNDWNHGLTLLEVARKWNFPPILTGLMIYQVSGRSKKQFWNMVRSVDTISDESLKQQIKEITEEDLVYSPWATEKQYKRGTWGEEKLQCWLDGQNISYRTEKDLRGEYPKTPDCLLDKPIRVNGWEVKWIESKATFGDRVEVNKNMKKQLEPYLELFGQGVVIYWFGFVDEITPPEGIYISDASITNLICKMP, from the coding sequence ATGAAGCACAACGATTTCAAGGTGATCTATGACCGACTGAATGAGCCGGCAGACATCACCAAGCTCTCCCAGGAACTCGGTCTTGACCTCGAGCTCTTGGATGTCATTTTTACCCAAAGGACGGTCCGAGAGACCACTAAAAGCTTCTACAAGGTCCAGAGGAACGCGCAAAAGTTGGTCAACGACTGGAACCATGGATTGACCTTGCTGGAGGTTGCAAGGAAATGGAACTTCCCTCCGATCTTGACCGGTCTGATGATCTATCAGGTGAGCGGCCGGTCCAAGAAACAGTTCTGGAACATGGTGCGCAGCGTGGACACAATCTCTGACGAGTCCCTCAAACAGCAGATCAAAGAGATCACCGAGGAAGACCTCGTCTATTCTCCTTGGGCCACGGAGAAGCAATACAAGCGGGGGACCTGGGGCGAAGAGAAGTTGCAGTGCTGGTTGGACGGCCAGAATATCTCTTACCGGACCGAGAAGGACCTGCGGGGGGAATACCCGAAGACCCCTGACTGCCTTCTCGACAAACCCATCAGGGTCAACGGATGGGAGGTCAAATGGATCGAGTCCAAGGCGACCTTCGGTGACCGGGTGGAAGTCAACAAGAACATGAAGAAGCAACTGGAACCGTACCTGGAACTTTTCGGACAGGGAGTGGTCATCTATTGGTTCGGGTTCGTGGACGAGATAACCCCGCCCGAGGGCATCTACATCTCTGACGCTTCCATCACCAACCTGATTTGCAAGATGCCTTAA
- a CDS encoding RNA repair domain-containing protein translates to MPYPREILNRLKWKDGSLDGVLITYVHRGAPGDVLTIPAKEIVTLGRSFFMTADSEIPYHRIVLILKRGEVLFDIKEFEKKRDDTT, encoded by the coding sequence GTGCCTTATCCAAGGGAGATCCTGAACCGATTGAAATGGAAGGACGGCAGTCTGGACGGGGTCTTGATAACCTATGTTCACCGCGGGGCCCCGGGCGACGTTCTGACCATACCGGCAAAGGAGATCGTAACGCTCGGACGTTCGTTCTTCATGACCGCCGACAGCGAGATCCCATATCATCGCATCGTTTTGATATTGAAGCGGGGCGAGGTCCTCTTCGATATCAAGGAGTTCGAAAAGAAAAGGGATGACACCACCTAG
- the ade gene encoding adenine deaminase produces the protein MDVRSITGNFVDVVSGKIFPAKLSYADGKVLAIEKLDSAESRFILPGFIDAHIHIESSQLVPSRFAEAAVPHGTTATVSDPHEIANVMGMEGIQYMVSDSGSVPMRIFFTAPSCVPATPFETAGARIDTEQIERLLGMKQFVALGEVMNYMGAIREEPEVMGKIKAAHALWKPIDGHSPGLVGPDLVKYINAGIRTDHECLTADEAEEKFHLGMWVMVREGSTEKNMRDLMPFAKANECFLVSDDLRATDLMKGHVDLLLRKAISMGMDPIHAIRAVTAWPAWHYYLPGGVLSVGKPADFVIVDDLKDFKVREVHIAGELVAKDGKALFDVIPLKAPLAILKQDRKPVEFEIPTSGPSARVRVIRVIPEEIESRAETAFLKVIDDIVIPDASRGINLIAVVNRYREAPVSVAFVSGFDLKRGAMASTVAHDSHNIIAVGADPVSLAEVVNRVSEQGGYYITDGERNESMRLPVAGLMSTDPCHSVAEEEIRAVNMARSMGCNLAAPFMTLSFQALLVVPELKLSDKGLFDSHRMEFVDVVLDG, from the coding sequence ATGGACGTCAGGTCGATCACGGGCAACTTCGTCGATGTGGTCTCGGGCAAGATATTCCCGGCAAAGTTGTCCTATGCGGACGGTAAGGTACTGGCAATAGAAAAACTGGACTCAGCCGAGTCCCGGTTCATACTGCCCGGATTCATCGATGCCCATATACACATCGAGTCCTCGCAGCTCGTCCCTTCGCGTTTCGCGGAGGCGGCTGTTCCACACGGTACCACCGCCACGGTCTCGGACCCGCATGAGATCGCCAACGTGATGGGCATGGAAGGCATCCAGTACATGGTCAGCGATTCCGGGTCGGTGCCCATGCGCATCTTCTTCACCGCACCTTCCTGCGTCCCGGCGACCCCCTTCGAGACGGCCGGCGCCAGGATAGACACGGAGCAGATAGAGAGACTGCTGGGAATGAAACAGTTCGTGGCACTGGGAGAGGTCATGAATTACATGGGTGCGATACGCGAGGAACCGGAGGTGATGGGCAAGATCAAGGCTGCCCACGCCCTCTGGAAGCCCATCGACGGGCACAGCCCGGGGCTCGTGGGGCCTGACCTGGTCAAGTACATCAACGCCGGTATCAGGACGGACCATGAATGCCTTACCGCGGACGAGGCGGAGGAGAAGTTCCACCTGGGAATGTGGGTGATGGTCCGGGAAGGCAGCACGGAAAAGAACATGCGGGACCTGATGCCCTTCGCAAAGGCCAATGAGTGCTTCCTCGTCTCCGATGACCTCCGGGCGACCGATCTGATGAAAGGTCATGTGGACCTGCTGCTCCGCAAGGCCATTTCCATGGGCATGGACCCTATCCACGCCATCCGGGCGGTCACTGCCTGGCCGGCATGGCACTATTATCTGCCAGGCGGAGTCCTCAGCGTGGGAAAGCCTGCCGATTTCGTGATCGTGGACGACCTCAAGGACTTCAAGGTGAGGGAGGTGCACATCGCCGGGGAACTGGTGGCGAAGGACGGTAAAGCGCTGTTCGACGTGATCCCGTTGAAGGCCCCGCTGGCCATTCTCAAGCAGGACAGGAAACCGGTGGAGTTCGAGATCCCCACCTCTGGTCCGAGCGCAAGAGTAAGGGTCATACGGGTGATACCGGAGGAGATCGAGAGCCGGGCAGAGACCGCTTTCCTCAAGGTGATCGATGACATCGTAATTCCTGACGCCTCCAGAGGGATCAACCTGATCGCCGTGGTGAACCGGTATCGCGAGGCGCCGGTCTCGGTAGCGTTCGTTTCCGGATTTGACCTTAAACGGGGGGCCATGGCGTCGACGGTGGCCCACGATTCTCACAACATCATTGCGGTCGGGGCGGACCCGGTCTCTCTGGCGGAGGTGGTGAACCGGGTCTCCGAGCAGGGAGGTTACTACATCACCGACGGAGAGAGGAACGAGTCCATGCGCCTTCCGGTCGCCGGCCTGATGAGCACCGATCCATGCCATTCGGTGGCGGAGGAAGAGATCAGGGCGGTCAATATGGCCCGGTCCATGGGCTGCAACCTGGCGGCGCCGTTCATGACCTTGTCATTCCAGGCATTGCTAGTGGTGCCGGAGCTCAAGCTGTCCGACAAGGGGCTGTTCGACAGCCACCGCATGGAGTTCGTGGACGTTGTGCTCGATGGATGA
- a CDS encoding histidine kinase N-terminal 7TM domain-containing protein — MTELLAPMLLDTAMAVMAACLAFLFWKRGTRQFRSNFITLSLLVLILAVTYMCERLVDGLSAKLLCNDVEYISIAGIPVLYLVIVVRYAGREDLLTRRNLAIACAVPAFVVLMVWTNSYLHLFYQEVHLDPVSGQIFTVKGPVYYIHIIYSLILEMAAISVAVIAFIRCPKLQRAQVGLILISAVIPTAVIMLSLGRLISVPIVDAMISAFIFSGVTLYLAVYRYGLFYATPLVLNSIADIMQDGAVMIDQEGRVTYLNSAAERFVHNDGRFPLGRMIAEVMPEVHASLGPEREGLWVVETAASDGSPLRLEVMNSAVNVEDKRLGRLLILRDITSVRRTEEALASSNSKLNVLYGITRHDILNRITVIRGYGQLLKEKAQDPSQSSEYLKRMMEATAAIEHLINFTRDYEKIGVLSPEWQNVERTFQRAKVLCAEQGVEYAVTTGSLEVYADPMLERLFYILLDNTNRHGAKVSKVRLTVDLAGDACSIVYEDDGMGVGAGEKEKIFIKGYGRDSGLGLYLGMQILGITGMGIKENGTPGGGARFEIIVPKGKWRMKQTIG; from the coding sequence ATGACCGAGTTATTGGCCCCGATGTTACTCGATACCGCCATGGCGGTGATGGCGGCATGCCTGGCGTTTCTTTTCTGGAAACGGGGTACCAGGCAGTTCAGGTCCAATTTCATTACATTATCTCTTCTGGTCCTTATCCTCGCTGTCACCTACATGTGCGAGAGGCTCGTGGACGGGCTATCGGCCAAGCTCCTGTGCAACGACGTTGAGTACATCAGCATCGCGGGCATTCCGGTCCTTTACCTTGTCATCGTGGTGAGATATGCCGGAAGGGAGGACCTCTTGACCAGACGGAACCTGGCCATCGCCTGCGCCGTGCCGGCGTTCGTCGTCCTGATGGTATGGACGAACAGTTACCTTCATTTGTTCTATCAGGAGGTCCACCTCGATCCCGTCAGCGGCCAGATATTCACGGTCAAAGGTCCGGTGTACTACATCCATATCATCTATTCGCTCATCCTCGAGATGGCCGCGATCAGCGTGGCGGTCATCGCCTTCATCCGATGCCCGAAGTTGCAGAGGGCACAGGTGGGCTTGATCCTCATATCGGCCGTGATCCCTACGGCCGTGATCATGCTGAGCCTCGGCCGCCTGATCTCCGTGCCGATCGTCGATGCCATGATATCCGCGTTCATCTTCAGCGGCGTGACCCTGTATCTGGCGGTCTACCGGTACGGCCTTTTCTACGCCACCCCCCTGGTCCTCAACTCCATCGCCGATATCATGCAGGACGGGGCGGTCATGATCGATCAGGAGGGCCGCGTGACATACCTGAACTCCGCCGCGGAGAGGTTTGTCCATAACGACGGACGGTTCCCTCTCGGCCGGATGATCGCGGAGGTCATGCCCGAAGTCCATGCATCGTTGGGCCCTGAACGCGAAGGGTTATGGGTCGTCGAGACGGCGGCATCCGACGGCTCTCCGCTCAGGCTAGAGGTCATGAATTCGGCGGTGAATGTGGAGGACAAGCGGCTCGGCCGCCTTCTCATCCTCCGGGACATCACCTCGGTCAGAAGGACGGAGGAAGCGCTTGCCTCCTCGAATTCCAAGCTCAACGTGCTCTACGGGATCACGAGGCATGACATCCTGAATCGGATCACGGTCATCAGGGGATACGGGCAGCTGCTCAAGGAGAAGGCGCAGGACCCATCGCAATCAAGCGAATACCTCAAGAGGATGATGGAGGCAACGGCCGCGATCGAGCATCTCATAAACTTCACCAGGGATTATGAGAAGATAGGGGTCCTCTCGCCTGAATGGCAGAATGTCGAACGGACATTCCAGAGGGCCAAGGTCCTGTGCGCCGAGCAGGGCGTCGAGTATGCGGTGACGACGGGTTCTCTGGAGGTGTACGCCGACCCCATGCTTGAAAGGCTCTTCTACATTCTGCTCGACAACACCAACCGTCACGGGGCGAAGGTCTCCAAGGTCAGGCTGACCGTGGACCTGGCGGGGGATGCCTGTTCCATTGTCTACGAGGATGACGGAATGGGGGTCGGCGCCGGAGAGAAGGAGAAGATATTCATCAAAGGATACGGAAGGGACTCCGGGCTCGGGCTCTATCTCGGTATGCAGATCCTCGGCATCACCGGCATGGGCATCAAGGAGAACGGGACCCCCGGCGGGGGCGCCAGGTTCGAGATCATCGTACCCAAGGGAAAATGGCGGATGAAACAGACCATTGGATGA
- a CDS encoding phosphoribosyltransferase, with product MEKVESFRCKLVTWDEIAQWTESVARKITETGFHPTVVIGLTRGGWVPARLICDHLKVKKLYAVKTEHWGVTANQDGKALLTQELSIDIANDNVLIVDDITDTGESLILALGHLMKMKPRELKSSTLLHIAHSKIQPDFFCVHVPKEEWTWFIFPWNLHEDLRTILPKTLTVPRDEKGVQLAFKEQFSVDVPIELVRETLQELCAEGLVRQEGSSWIKAN from the coding sequence ATGGAAAAGGTGGAGAGCTTCCGGTGCAAATTGGTGACCTGGGACGAGATCGCGCAGTGGACCGAGTCAGTGGCCAGGAAGATCACTGAGACCGGTTTCCATCCCACTGTGGTCATAGGACTGACCCGCGGAGGTTGGGTCCCGGCGAGACTGATCTGTGACCATCTCAAGGTGAAAAAGCTTTACGCGGTCAAGACCGAGCACTGGGGTGTCACGGCCAATCAGGACGGCAAGGCGCTGCTCACCCAGGAACTGAGCATCGACATCGCCAATGACAACGTTCTGATAGTGGACGACATCACCGACACCGGGGAGAGCCTGATCCTGGCATTGGGCCACCTGATGAAGATGAAGCCTCGGGAACTGAAGAGCTCCACCCTGCTGCACATCGCCCATTCCAAGATCCAACCGGACTTCTTCTGCGTCCACGTCCCCAAGGAGGAATGGACCTGGTTCATCTTCCCCTGGAACCTGCATGAGGACCTCAGGACCATCCTGCCCAAGACGCTCACGGTCCCCCGGGATGAGAAGGGAGTGCAACTGGCCTTCAAGGAGCAGTTCTCCGTCGACGTCCCGATTGAACTGGTGCGGGAAACGCTGCAGGAACTGTGCGCAGAAGGTCTGGTCCGGCAGGAAGGGAGCTCCTGGATCAAGGCCAACTGA
- a CDS encoding Rieske (2Fe-2S) protein, with translation MARFKIATLTDLSEETLTKVEVEGKSIVIGLMDGKPFAMEGRCSHMGYDLSKGKKEGNLVRCKMHGAEFDVRTGDVVRNAQAKKLQTYPLTLEGEEVFIEL, from the coding sequence ATGGCGCGCTTCAAGATAGCTACCCTCACGGATCTTTCGGAAGAGACACTGACCAAGGTCGAGGTGGAAGGCAAGTCGATCGTCATCGGTCTGATGGATGGAAAGCCCTTCGCCATGGAGGGACGCTGCTCCCATATGGGTTATGATCTCTCCAAAGGAAAGAAAGAAGGGAATCTGGTCCGGTGCAAGATGCACGGTGCGGAATTCGATGTCAGGACAGGGGATGTGGTGCGAAATGCGCAGGCGAAGAAGCTCCAGACCTATCCGCTCACGCTCGAAGGGGAAGAGGTATTCATCGAGCTCTGA
- the hpt gene encoding hypoxanthine/guanine phosphoribosyltransferase encodes MLENLRRSLEAAPIVKMGDYNYFVHPVTDGIPFMEAAVMKEIIDRIQNVGDFDCDYIVAPEAMGIPLAVPLTLRTGIPYNVVRKRRYGLPGEVSVHQVTGYSEKELYINGLRSGDRVVIVDDVISTGGTMRALVQALQNMGVRIVDIIVVVEKGDRKEALEAELHIKIKTLVKVEVRDGKLAVLN; translated from the coding sequence ATGTTGGAGAACCTCAGGAGGAGCCTGGAGGCGGCACCCATCGTGAAGATGGGAGACTACAATTACTTCGTTCACCCGGTCACCGACGGCATACCGTTCATGGAGGCGGCAGTGATGAAGGAGATCATCGACCGGATCCAGAACGTGGGGGATTTCGATTGCGATTACATCGTCGCACCAGAGGCCATGGGCATACCGCTGGCCGTACCGTTGACGCTGAGGACCGGCATCCCTTACAACGTGGTTAGGAAAAGACGGTACGGGCTTCCAGGAGAGGTGAGCGTCCACCAGGTCACCGGATATTCGGAGAAGGAGCTCTATATTAACGGCCTCCGGTCGGGGGACCGGGTGGTCATCGTGGATGACGTCATCTCCACCGGAGGAACGATGCGCGCCCTGGTCCAGGCCCTTCAGAACATGGGCGTGAGGATCGTCGACATCATCGTGGTGGTCGAGAAAGGCGACCGTAAGGAAGCGCTCGAGGCAGAGCTGCACATAAAGATAAAGACCTTGGTCAAGGTCGAGGTCAGGGACGGAAAGCTGGCCGTCCTGAACTGA
- a CDS encoding ABC transporter permease translates to MSLVRNISWRSWEAWRRNKDVFLKTWKTNFLPPFIEPVLYLLAMGFSFGAAVTLPPYEGRQISYVAFLAPGLVAISIMNNSFYECTYGSFVRMHYQKTFDAMIATPLSIEDVMVGEVLWGATKAMINASIVLLVIVVVGAASFPGLLLIPFIAFFGGLMFSSMALIFTAIVPNIDSYNYPFFLFITPMFLLSGTFFPLSLLPSWAAAGAYALPLTHVTTLTRDLCLNMFTINSVISMAYIAVLALILTLAAVFMMKRRLIK, encoded by the coding sequence GTGAGCCTCGTCAGGAACATCAGCTGGCGTTCCTGGGAAGCCTGGAGGAGGAACAAGGACGTCTTCCTCAAGACCTGGAAGACGAACTTCCTGCCTCCCTTCATCGAACCGGTGCTGTACCTGCTGGCAATGGGCTTCAGCTTCGGTGCGGCGGTGACGCTGCCTCCTTACGAGGGTCGGCAGATAAGCTACGTGGCATTCCTGGCGCCCGGACTGGTCGCCATTTCGATCATGAACAACTCGTTCTACGAATGTACCTACGGCTCGTTCGTCCGTATGCACTATCAGAAGACCTTCGACGCCATGATCGCGACCCCCCTTTCGATCGAGGACGTCATGGTAGGGGAGGTGCTGTGGGGCGCCACCAAGGCCATGATAAACGCGAGCATCGTGCTCCTGGTGATCGTGGTCGTGGGAGCGGCGAGCTTCCCCGGGCTGCTGCTCATCCCGTTCATCGCCTTCTTCGGCGGGCTCATGTTCTCATCAATGGCATTGATATTCACGGCCATCGTCCCTAACATCGACTCCTACAACTATCCGTTCTTCCTGTTCATCACGCCCATGTTCCTGCTCAGCGGGACATTCTTCCCCTTATCGCTGCTGCCGTCGTGGGCCGCCGCCGGCGCCTACGCGCTGCCGTTGACGCACGTGACCACGCTGACCAGGGACCTTTGCCTGAACATGTTCACCATCAACAGCGTGATAAGCATGGCGTACATCGCCGTGCTGGCACTGATATTGACCTTGGCGGCAGTGTTCATGATGAAGAGAAGACTGATCAAGTAA
- a CDS encoding ATP-binding cassette domain-containing protein — protein sequence MTTVINAINLRKDFEELTAVKGINFSIEEGECFGFLGPNGAGKSTTMRMIYCVSPLTSGTLNVLGMDVEEDHQREIKALIGVVPQENNLDVDFTVHKNLTVYARYFQVDPEVASKRADELIEFMQLKDKRDSKIDELSGGLKRRLIIARALINDPRILILDEPTTGLDPQARHLIWERVRELRKRKVTVLLTTHYMDEAEQLCDRLIIMDKGKIVAEGNPRDLIDKHVSSQVLEMIPPSDELIQLVKDNGWNYERYADRIFVYTNDSAAVLAQIKGKVSLDRSIIRNATLEDVFLKLTGRGLIE from the coding sequence ATGACCACGGTGATAAATGCCATCAACCTGCGCAAGGACTTCGAGGAACTGACCGCGGTAAAGGGCATCAATTTCTCCATCGAGGAAGGCGAATGCTTCGGCTTCCTCGGCCCCAACGGTGCGGGGAAGAGCACCACCATGCGCATGATCTACTGCGTCTCACCTCTGACGTCCGGTACGCTCAACGTCCTGGGGATGGACGTGGAGGAGGACCACCAGCGGGAGATAAAGGCATTGATCGGAGTGGTGCCGCAGGAGAACAACCTGGACGTGGATTTCACCGTGCACAAGAACCTTACCGTCTATGCCAGGTATTTCCAGGTCGATCCGGAGGTGGCCTCTAAACGGGCCGACGAGCTGATCGAGTTCATGCAGCTCAAGGACAAGCGCGATTCCAAGATCGACGAGCTCTCGGGCGGGCTGAAGCGGCGGCTGATCATAGCCCGTGCCTTGATCAACGACCCCCGGATACTGATACTCGACGAACCCACCACCGGTCTGGACCCACAGGCAAGGCATCTCATCTGGGAGCGCGTGAGGGAGCTCAGGAAGCGGAAGGTGACGGTCCTGCTGACCACGCATTACATGGACGAGGCGGAACAGCTCTGCGACCGCCTCATCATAATGGACAAGGGGAAGATCGTGGCCGAGGGAAACCCGCGCGATCTGATCGACAAGCACGTCAGCTCCCAGGTGCTGGAGATGATCCCGCCCTCGGACGAGCTTATCCAGTTGGTCAAGGACAATGGCTGGAACTATGAACGGTACGCGGACCGGATATTCGTCTACACCAATGACAGCGCCGCCGTGCTCGCCCAGATCAAGGGGAAAGTGTCGCTCGACCGGAGCATCATCCGGAACGCCACACTGGAGGACGTATTCCTCAAACTGACCGGCAGGGGGCTGATAGAGTGA
- a CDS encoding tripartite tricarboxylate transporter permease gives MGWITGKGIRTHVVDPGLLLMVLYCTCAGAALGTLTGIAPGIHVNTLALIMLVSYPGIAGFTGLICGIFGIGVDHVPLLVCCMIVSASVVHSFVDFIPSVFLGAPDQETVLSILPGHRLLLSGKGLEAIACAAKGSLAGASVAVILVYPLFILMSGPIDLYGRFEPLIPGVLVVVMVMLVMAEQDDRRITTSIDARHGSVRRLERISVPHLVPRDGEPVTAWGRLERTSRKRFMLHSSQGKWTVLARAGTVAGTAEVSGVWRVRRNRCRKKISALLLLLSSGLLGFLALNARLPMTGLWDGIDGNMLFPLLTGLFGLPTLLSSISSGRIPEQEASVSHDLETRAAIGGALAGGFVGWVPGVTSTTGTMIGSMADPDRDGDDERPARRFITMVSSVGTAAAVFGIVALAVTGKGRTGALLVVKQMLGAEGVTALSSATSAETIMLLVSVLASALVGYLITIRLGNIFAARIGSIDLHRLTQAIIISLIILVFLMSGIPGLFLLLASTLLGLIPPRIGTNRVHLTGCLLFPITLFFFGMESPFAAFLGGLL, from the coding sequence ATGGGCTGGATAACGGGAAAGGGAATCCGTACCCATGTCGTGGACCCCGGGCTCCTGCTGATGGTCTTGTACTGCACCTGTGCCGGAGCGGCGCTGGGCACCCTCACCGGCATCGCCCCGGGAATACACGTGAACACTCTGGCCCTGATCATGCTGGTCTCCTATCCGGGGATCGCCGGTTTCACGGGCCTGATCTGCGGCATATTTGGGATTGGCGTCGACCACGTTCCGTTGTTGGTCTGCTGCATGATCGTTTCGGCCTCTGTCGTCCATTCTTTCGTTGACTTCATACCCTCGGTCTTCCTGGGAGCGCCTGACCAGGAGACCGTTCTATCGATCCTGCCCGGGCACCGGCTCCTCCTTTCGGGAAAGGGTCTTGAGGCGATCGCCTGCGCCGCAAAGGGAAGCCTTGCCGGCGCTTCGGTCGCGGTGATCCTCGTCTACCCGTTGTTCATCCTGATGTCCGGTCCGATCGACCTCTACGGCCGTTTCGAACCGCTCATCCCTGGTGTCCTTGTCGTCGTAATGGTGATGCTGGTGATGGCGGAGCAGGATGACCGGCGGATCACCACGTCTATCGACGCCCGCCATGGTTCGGTGAGAAGGCTGGAACGGATCAGCGTCCCGCACCTGGTCCCCAGGGATGGTGAACCGGTCACGGCCTGGGGAAGGCTGGAACGGACCTCTCGCAAACGGTTCATGCTCCACTCATCGCAAGGGAAATGGACGGTGCTCGCCAGAGCGGGCACCGTGGCCGGCACCGCGGAGGTGAGCGGCGTCTGGAGGGTCAGGCGGAACCGATGCCGCAAGAAGATATCTGCTCTCCTGCTCCTTCTCTCGTCAGGGCTCCTGGGATTCCTGGCACTCAACGCGAGACTGCCAATGACCGGTCTCTGGGACGGCATCGACGGCAATATGCTGTTTCCTCTGCTCACCGGACTCTTCGGTCTGCCCACGCTGCTGTCTTCGATCTCGTCCGGACGGATCCCGGAACAGGAAGCATCGGTCAGCCACGATCTCGAGACCAGGGCTGCCATCGGCGGAGCTCTGGCCGGCGGTTTCGTGGGATGGGTTCCGGGAGTGACGTCGACCACCGGCACGATGATCGGCTCCATGGCCGACCCGGACCGGGACGGGGACGATGAACGGCCTGCCCGCCGGTTCATCACCATGGTATCCTCGGTCGGCACCGCCGCGGCGGTGTTCGGGATCGTCGCACTGGCGGTGACTGGAAAGGGAAGGACCGGTGCCTTGCTGGTGGTGAAGCAGATGCTCGGTGCCGAAGGCGTGACCGCGCTGTCATCGGCCACTTCAGCCGAGACGATCATGCTGCTGGTGTCTGTGCTCGCCTCCGCCTTGGTCGGCTACCTGATCACCATACGCCTGGGCAACATATTTGCCGCTAGGATCGGCAGCATCGACCTCCACCGGTTGACGCAGGCCATCATCATCTCCCTGATCATTCTGGTCTTTCTGATGAGCGGGATACCGGGTCTGTTCCTGCTTCTTGCCTCTACGCTGCTGGGCCTGATCCCGCCCCGCATCGGCACCAACCGGGTGCATCTGACCGGCTGCCTGCTGTTCCCGATCACCCTTTTCTTCTTCGGCATGGAATCTCCCTTTGCCGCGTTCCTTGGAGGTCTGCTGTGA